From Gottschalkiaceae bacterium SANA:
TCATTCTCCTTTCTATTCAGAAAGCTTTGAAATCCGTTCACGGTCTGCCTTTTTTAATTTACTGAAGACCAAGTCATAAGAATGCTGAATCATCGATTCAATTTGCTCGTCCGATAAGACGCCCTCTAACTGAATGGTATTCCAATGCTTCTTATTCATATGATACCCTGCGGTGACTTCTTCATACATTGATCGAAGCCTTAAAGCTTCGTCAGGATTACATTTCAGGTTGATGCTGAGGGGTTCTCTCGATTCATTAATCAGTGCGAA
This genomic window contains:
- a CDS encoding MmcQ/YjbR family DNA-binding protein, with the protein product MDSQAMTYERAKELCLRLPGTSCDYPFDEVTLVFRVSDKMFALINESREPLSINLKCNPDEALRLRSMYEEVTAGYHMNKKHWNTIQLEGVLSDEQIESMIQHSYDLVFSKLKKADRERISKLSE